DNA from Bacteroides zoogleoformans:
GTCAAAGTCGGAGCTTATGCTCCAATAGAAAATCTTCTCCTTAAAGCTGTAACCTATCCGTGGAACAATGCGCAACAGCCTCTCTCCCTTGAACAGGCAGTTGTACTTGAACTCCTGCCGGTACGACAGTCCCTGCTTGCGGCTATAACTCATCAGAAGCGGGTTTATCAGCGGCGAGCAACGAATGCTTCCCAACTTATCGAGTTTCACTGTGTACCGGCTTATCAACGCATCGCCTATCTGCCCCCAGAGCACCACGTTCTTATTCTTGGGTCGTTTCTTCCGGGCAAGCGTGTCTCTATGCAAAAAGAAGTCGTCATACAGCGTCTTTTCGCGGGGAGTGAGCGGAATGGGGCGCAGGGCGTTGAAGTACGTCGTATCGCGTTGATAGGCATTGGTGTCGGTAGACAAGGTATAGCAGTCCGACAAGTCGTATCTGCTTTTCGAAGAAGTTCTTCGTGCATCGCCCACTGCCTTCTGAATGATATCCCTATAATTAAGAACAGCCTCATACTTGCCTTCTATCACATTGCCGAGGAGGTGAAAACTGGCATCGATGGCATATTGCAGCGGAAGAAACTCGTCCGAAGCCCCTACATCTCCCATCTTCACCAGATTATTGAACCTGACCATTTCATTACGTCCGGAGAAACGCATCTCGCGCACGCTCCACACGTTGTCGCTCACCACCAGATAGCCGCCTACCAACTGAAAGCTCTTGTATTTCGGCATAAAGCGAATTTTATATTGCAAGTCGTGCTTTTCTCCCATCACCGTATCAAGCCGGTAAGTATAATATTTCTTGGCGTTCGACGCCAAAGGCGAAAGCAACTTGTCGTGCAAGAGCGTAGAGGCATAGACATTGATGTGGAAGTATTCCGGCAGCCGTCCGTCCAATTCCCAAAAATCGGATGCCGTGCCCATGGCAGACTTTACCTTCTGGTCATAAATGTTGGGAGCGGTGAAATGCAAATCGTTGTATGTCTCCATCATATACTCCCGCACCCCGCGTTTGGGACGAAACATAGAAGGAATATAGCGAAGGAAGTGGTTCTTCTTGCAGATGTTCACCCAACCTTTTATGTAAAGGTCGGCTCTATAACTCTCTACAATCCGTTCATACAAAGGCGCAAAGAAAATTACTTTACTCATGATGGAGTCTGCCGAACGCGTTTGCTCATCCATCGGATAGGGCGCACTCTGAGCGCTGGCTTCTTGCATGGAAGCAAGCAGGCAACAACATCCAATCCATATAAGCAATAAACGTTTCAAGTGTAATGTCTCTTCATAGATTGCGGCAAATATAAAAAGAATTTACATATTAGCCGCAAGTCTTCAGAAAATTAAGTGTCTGCTTTCGAAACTGTTTTGAAGTTTTATCGGCGTTTTCCGAGGCTGTTTTCAGTCTTTTTGTCTGTTTTTCTGTTTTTAGGAGGAAAAATCACTTTTTTTCTCTATCCTATTCTTTTGATGGGGGGTGGCCCCTTAAAACATTGTTTTTTCTATAAAATACCTCTGTTTTTTAGGGGTACATTCGGGAAAAACATATACTTTTGCGCCAAAACCCGTAAAAGAAGAGATCTGTATGTCAAAAATGAGATTCTTTGCTTTGCAGGAGCTTGCCAATCGGCAGCCTCTTGAAGTATCTACCCCTTCAAACAAATTGTCCGACTACTACGGCAGTCACGTCTTCGACAACAAGAAGATGCAGGAATATCTGCCTAAAGAGGCTTATAAGGCTGTGACCGATGCCATAGAAAAAGGCACGCTCATCAACCGCGAGATGGCCGACCTGATTGCCAACGGCATGAAAAGTTGGGCCAAGTCACTCCATGTGACACACTACACGCACTGGTTTCAGCCGCTGACCGACGGAACAGCCGAAAAGCACGACGGATTCA
Protein-coding regions in this window:
- a CDS encoding DUF5686 family protein, with the translated sequence MQEASAQSAPYPMDEQTRSADSIMSKVIFFAPLYERIVESYRADLYIKGWVNICKKNHFLRYIPSMFRPKRGVREYMMETYNDLHFTAPNIYDQKVKSAMGTASDFWELDGRLPEYFHINVYASTLLHDKLLSPLASNAKKYYTYRLDTVMGEKHDLQYKIRFMPKYKSFQLVGGYLVVSDNVWSVREMRFSGRNEMVRFNNLVKMGDVGASDEFLPLQYAIDASFHLLGNVIEGKYEAVLNYRDIIQKAVGDARRTSSKSRYDLSDCYTLSTDTNAYQRDTTYFNALRPIPLTPREKTLYDDFFLHRDTLARKKRPKNKNVVLWGQIGDALISRYTVKLDKLGSIRCSPLINPLLMSYSRKQGLSYRQEFKYNCLFKGERLLRIVPRIGYSFKEKIFYWSISSDFDYCPRKKAAFHLEAGNGNRIYSSGVLDELKSIPDSIFDFKQIHLDYFNDLYLNLRHSWEIVNGLSLEMGVSVHRRTEVNRSKFMINLEKISPRTSTTHTGQTDVVGLAPLPSINRDVLTKFRHTYNSFAPRIRLSWTPGQYYYMDGRRKVNLHSKYPTLSVDWERGLKGLLSGSSSYERIEIDLQHQLSLGLMRSIYWRLGWGEFTNQEELFFVDFVNLRRSNLPMGWSDDIGGVFQLLDGRWYNSSRKYLRGHFVYEAPFLLLSHLKKYTQHVLNERLYLNSLVVPHLKPYMEAGYGIGTHIFDFGVFASFANWKYQEIGCKFTFELFNR